The stretch of DNA attgtgagctGTTATAAATGCCAATAATGCAAGTGGGTGAGTATCGCAGTAATAAGAACTCGCATATTGATATCTGCTACATATATCTGAATGCGGATTTTCCttaaatcgcaataataaatccACGCAATAATGTCTGCATTTAAAAAACCCAACATTAGCAATATTACACTTTCAAACAGATATGAAAGTATTATACATAACATTTTTTCTGATGATTTCCAGATGATgttcaagaaaaaacaaataaaacatagcAAAATGTCATGttaaaatcattcttttttaaGAACTAATTAATTAAGTACACCACTTTTAAACTACCATTGAGGATTATTATTGTATCCAAAATAAATATAGTACGCCAGACTGCTCGTTTTGTGGTAGGATGAaaagttaaaattgttttaaaccgTTTGACATTTTGAACCTATAAAAGTCCCTCTCATTGGGCACAAAGAAATTCCTTACAACCTTGAACACTGATTGTCTGAAAAAGGGCATAAAATGACAAGTTAtctaataaacattttaaagaaaaatcttaccataacaataatacataaccTATCAATATATTTGATGGATTTTGGGGAAAACAAAGTGAAGTTACTGTTAAACAGCAATAAATATGATGCAGTACTAGGACTTAGTCAGAACATTTAGCCAAAGCTACTATTTATTTAAAATGGCTTCCAGGCCATATAATGATAGAAATTaagacaagaaaaaaacaaaattccaaAAGCAGGAGGATTCCTGTTCTTTAACAAATCTAAACAAGACTATTTAGCAATATATTGCACTCTTTATCTATAAGACTAGAACATAAATATGTCTGTTTTCTTGCATCCCTACTGACCTTTAGTCTGATCACTGACTCTAACAGAGTAGATTACAAATCCATTTTTCACTGGATTCTTCATAATAAGTTTGACCAAAAATTGATTGAAAAGTTGCCAAACGtttcaaaaattacaaatataccaTCATACATTGTACGTGCTGCAATTATATTTGTGAAAATCAAGATTGGACTTATAGAAAACAATTCACATTTTCCAGATTTTgttgataaacaaataaaatagaatttcAAATTACTGATGTTTTTTAAGACAGGAGGCAGGAAACCGGACATATTAGTTGTTGTCTAATATCATTTTAATAACATCTACAAATGtactaaaaatatcaaatatttatacttgaaaaaaaaaatgacttataaAAAATAGCTTACAAATTGTATATCACACAAATTATGTGCCTATTCAACTGAAAGACATTGCAATTTGTTAAATGAAGCTAAAATCCAGTATTATCAAACTTCTGTCTTTAGTAAAGTTATTTTAACATTGTCATGCACTCCTTGTAGCAGTAGTTCACCATCATAAGTAATAATCTTCTTTCTCTTAGCTGCCCGTAATGTTCCTACCATTGCTTCAAAAAGGTTGGCACAATCATCATCATTAAACAATGTACCAAAGGTTACTTCATGTTGTTTGTCAGAATCTGAAATAGAACAGAATTAATCAAAATGATAGGCAGTCTCTCTAAAGCTGTAAAGAAACTTAATTTCAAGAACATAGTAAATCATGCATTAAACAAAATTTGCGCGATAgtccttaaaatataaaaaatttatcaGTTTATGTTGAAACCTATTAACATACAGATAAACACTGCCATATGAATATGTATGTAAACAAGGCTGTGTTGATggtcatactttgacctataattgtttactttttacactttgtgacttggatggcgagttgtctcattgccactcataccacttcttcttatctatatatttatatatatgtactctcagactaaatgacaaaacattaaaattaataatgattatcaaatgcaacgcttaaactatatgcttacatgaatattttacacatgcatgtataatattgttaaacaagaatgtgtccatagtacacggatgccccaatcgcactatcattttctatgttcattggagtgtgaaattggggtcaaaattataatttggaattataattagaaagatcatatcatagggaacatgtgtactaagtttcaagttgatgtaactttaacttcatcaaaaactaccttgaccaaaaactttaacctggacttcgcactatcattttctatgttcagtggaccatgaaattggggtcaaaactataatttggcattaaaattagaaagatcatatcatggggaacatgtgtactaagtttcaagttgattggacttcaatttcttcaaaaactaccttgaccaaaaactttaacctgaagtgaaCGGAAGCACAgatgaacagacgcacagacggacgaacggacgcacagacgaacagaggcacaaaccagaaaacaaaatgcccctctactatcgtaggtggggcataaaaatattatgatgaaatgtaatgtgtaatttaatgaattactttagtaaagtaattgtaatttaattaattacatttcaaaaactgtgtaatgtgtaattagtgtaattgatcatttttgcaatggaatgtgtaatttaattaattacattccaatgtaattgaccccaagtctgttCAATATAAAAGTCAGGGTAAACTAAAACTTTGTTAAAGCCTGTTTTCAAATCTTTGTTCTACTTTAACAAATGCAGTACATGAATTAATTTGTGATCTTATACATGTAACCTACAAAACCATTATCAAGGTCAATGATGGACAAACAGTGTGA from Mytilus galloprovincialis chromosome 2, xbMytGall1.hap1.1, whole genome shotgun sequence encodes:
- the LOC143063669 gene encoding costars family protein ABRACL-like codes for the protein MDVNKEIGHLIDAIQRLGTENSDKQHEVTFGTLFNDDDCANLFEAMVGTLRAAKRKKIITYDGELLLQGVHDNVKITLLKTEV